A region of the Salvelinus alpinus chromosome 24, SLU_Salpinus.1, whole genome shotgun sequence genome:
tgactccaacctaagtgtatgtaaacttccgacttcaactgtagattacACAGGACCATTCATGGGGGAAATGTTTCTAAATGGGCATTCTAAATGGGTGGATGTGTATCCTGTGAGTCCTGCTTCATCCACCACTATTATAGATTGCCTATGACAGCGCTTCAGTAACCAAAGGATACCGGAGATGGTGGTGAGCGACAACACAACCTGTTTCGTGAGCACTGAAGCACAAGAATTCTTCAGAAACAATGGCATTGTGCATGTGACATCAGCTGCATATCAACCATCTTCAAATAGTCTGCCAGAACGCGCAGTACAGACATTCAAAGAAATTATGAAAAAAAGTGAAGAAGGGAGCATAGCAGCAAAAGTGTCACCTGTTCTGTTCAGCTACAGAATAACACCTCAATCGACAACAATACTTTCTCCTGCTGAGTTGTTATTAGGTTGTAGACTACGCTCCACACTGGACCTAGTCCATTCAGACCTGAAAAGGAAAGTTAAACGCAAGCAATACACACAGAAAGAGAACCATGACAAACCAAGGGCCGAAGTTTTGGAGAGGGGGACCCTATCCTTACCAGAAATGTCAGTCATGGGCAAAAATGTATTCCTGGATTCATAGACTCAGTGACTGGTCCTGTCTCCAACAAAGTAATAATGGGAGATGGTAAAGTGGTTCGCATATATGTTGATCAGATTCTTACCAGACATGAGGGAACAACAAGTGAGTTACTAATTGTGATGGCAGAGGACAGGCTGTTCTCTAGCTATCCACTTGCTTCTATGGTGCACATTCCACAGACAGAGACCGTAACAAAGGGAACAGTTCAAGAAGAGGAGAACCCAGTTTCAGAGTCAGATACTGAGCCCAGCTCAGAAACAGCTGGTGGCTCCTCCACTGTTGAGAATGGACACTACCCCTAGTGTTTGTCACAAAGCTTCCAAGCTGCTTAAAGGACTTTGAACTGTGAACAGGGTAAACTAAAATGCTTGTGAACATGTGAAATGTAATGTCTATTGTCATGCTTATTGTTTACACTGACTTGtttagttcagtagagtacagaacaagTAAAAAAGAATGCTGTTTCAGTTAAAGGAACGCTAGTTCAGCATTAGTTCATTAATGCAATAAAATAGCATAAGGAATGTCTTCTTATGTTGTATATCCTAAAAAAAAGTTTTTGGgggggaagattttatattgaAATCTTAATAAGGGAGGAGGAATGTGGTAATGTGGTATTAACACGTCATTACCCATACACGCCACCAGGTCTGTAGCACTTAAAATGAGTACATATAATCATTGTTAGAGTATTGGGGCGCACCAATACACACATTGAGTGCAGCTACGACTGTCTGCCTGTTACACCATGCTCCGGGTTAATAATAAAGTAATCAGTTTATAAAGAGCTACTGCCTTATTTCTTCTAAGGCATAAAGAGTTCCATGGATTATTACAGATAAATCCATTCCTCATTCCGATGAATGAACTGGCCCATCAGCCACTGAGGTATATGAATGACATCAGGCACTTTTGCGGTTGCACGTCTGCCCGGACGTCACTTCCTCCAGCCTCTCTCGCTTCCATTTTGCTCCCCGCGTGTGCTCGCTGCTAATGTGCAGGTCAGTGAGGAGCTCTAAAATACCTTATTTCCTGCACTGTTTCTGCTCTTCTCCAACTGCACACGATAAACAATGTACTTGGTTATCAGACCGGTAAAAATCGTGGAGTTTGAGCACAAGTGGACTTGGTAATAGAGTTGAGAGCTGGGAGGTGAGGTTTGAGTGACAGGCCCAATACCGCTGGCGCTAATCGAATTTAGCAACTTGGTAGCTAGTCAGAGGCAAAAAGCCCGATACATTGTTTATCTGGCTTTTACTTTTCAGTGGTCATCGTCGACATGTCAAATGTATGTAGATATTTAGCTAGCAGCGGTGTAGATggcagtgtttttattttattttctcgaCATGTTCCAGTTCGCTGACAACAGTTACAACGGCCTATTAGCATAGCTAGTTACATACGTGCCTATTATTAtccagttagctaacgttagctctcATAtctaaacagaaataacttactAGCTCAGTACTGGTAAGTTTGTTGATAGTTTGTCTGCTAAACTTAGACAACATGTAGCTaacgttgttagctagctacagttcaTTGATTTAAGCCGTGGCGTCTGCTTTTTTTGGTTGCAGGACTGCGTCTTAACGATGTTGGCAAGCAATTAAGCATCTAACTGTTATGTTCTATAACGTTTGCTAGCTGATATGTAGTCAACTAGCCAGCTGATACTGCTCTAGGGGCAGTTTGGTTGCTAACGTGACATATCGTAGTGTTGCCTTTCAAACCACAATATTGATTTACTGTTTTGGGGATTTTTGCTAATTTACTGTACATCAACAGTACACTCACGTGGGGGGGTGTGCCTTCAACTTGTATTTCATGCAAACATTAATTTAGGCTACATGTAACGTTACTGGTGTaaggaaggggaaagggggatacctagtcagttgaacagctgaatgccttcaactgaaatgtgtctgacGCATTTAACCCAACACTTCTGAATCTGAGAGGTGCGGTAGTCAGATGTTTGTAGAAAATATTTTCAGTAAGAAAAATACAGGCTTAAGTGAGGCGGGGCTTACAAAGGTATTACAAATGTAACGTTAGTTAACCAGAAACAAATAATCCTAATTATATAATACCAGTAACCCAAATGCTGTCTATTTCAGATGAAAGAAATAATAATGAACCAAGAAAAACTTGCCAAACTTCAGGCACAAGTCCGTATTGGCGGCAAGGTAAGAAAATAAGCCATTAACACCAATCAATTTCTTCCTCTTATGCTCCGATCATGTTTTTCCACCTAGTAACACAGCACTATTTAAAACAGTCAATGTGTTTAGAAAAATAACATGTCATTGTAAAGCTCATCTTGCACCTGGTGTTAAAAGAGCATGCACTTGAATCTGTCTTCTGTTATACAGGGCACCGCTCGCAGAAAGAAGAAGGTCGTGCACAGAACCGCAACAGCAGATGACAAGAAACTTCAGTTCTCCCTAAAGAAACTAGGCGTCAACAACATCTCTGGTATCGAAGAGGTAAGGTCTGGTCAATGGTTAAAGACTGACCCATTCACTCTCTGTAACCATCTCTTTTTAAATGTATGCCAGAGTACTTGAATTGGTGTGAAATTGGAACGCGTTGATCTCTTTGAAAGCAGAGGGTTATTTTCAAGGCACAACCTAGCTAGCTGCGGTCTGAGTTTTCAGAAATGGAGATGTCTAGTACGACTGCAAGTAACATGGCATAACCATTTTCATCCCTCGCAGGTGAACATGTTTACGAACCAGGGGACAGTGATCCACTTCAACAACCCCAAAGTGCAGGCCTCCCTGGCAGCCAACACCTTCACAATCACTGGCCACGCCGAAACCAAGCAGCTGACAGAGATGCTGCCCAGCATCCTCAACCAGCTGGGAGCAGACAGCCTGACAAGCCTCCGGAGACTGGCTGAGGCTCTACCCAAACAGGGTACGTGTTCCTGGGGGAGGTAGCTGGATGGCGAGGGGGTACTGGCCGAGGCGCTGCCCAAACAGGGTACATGTGTCTGGGGGACATTTCAAAAATAGTCTTCACCTCATCTGTTTGATTTGGCCACAGGTACTAGAGACTTCTGTAATGTTAGTGTGTGAGGAGGTGGATTGGTAATCGAAACAGACAGAAATGCACAGTAATAATTTGAACGTTTTTGCACTTGTAATTGGAATGTTTGGGATTTGAAGTAGGGCTGGAGTTTATTTGATGAATTTTGATCACTGTGCAGGCACTGACATTGTAATAGAAATGCCATTTGTTTTACTTATTCTTCATGATTGGATAAATCTTCCTGAAGACGCGAGGCATTTGTACATTGCTCTGCAAGAAGTTTGTAATATTTCTTATTTCTTCCTCACAGCTGGAGATGGAAAAGCACCAATTGCCCCCATAGAGGAAGAGGACGATGATGTTCCAGGTGAGTTATATGAAGAGCAGTCTCAACGTGCTGAGGTTGTGATTGTTTGAGTTTCAATCTGAGATTTAGCTCAGACTTCTGTTTCCATCCATGTGGGCGGGCACCTGTTTCTCACTAGCCCGGGGCTCCGGCAAACCTGCTCTGACTTTATGCCAAAGTCAGACCATTGGTACTTTTCTGCTGGCATTCACATATAAATGGCTAGCTGAACTTTAACACTTTCTCACAAAAGCAACTGTCTTGATGTAAAAGTAGTTGATTCTGCTCACCCCAAGTCTTTAGTCACACTCCCGATGGAAACACAATTACACTAGAGCTTTCATTAACAAGAAGCAATAGTGACACACTGGTGTGGGTTAAGTCTTagaggaacccccccccccctcaaaaccACTAATTCCTTTAATTTACAGTGTTAGGTAACAATGAGAACAAtatttttttgtgaacaaatgtttcattttggcgttgtaataaggttggtagcaacatggGAAATCTTTGTGGAAGTCTGTTGCAGCTCAGGTCGACTACAAAATCCACAATACAATGCTCTCTATGGGCTAGCTAGCAAATGTAGctacacaataataccaaagacaaTATCAACACGTGAAGGagctagttagctgtaaaatcgcctaaaccaactgcactatcaatttaagagtctacaatctcaccatgttcaacctgcagatcgatgtgcCTCAGTGGAGTCGGCCATTCGCAACAGCAGatatacttttgaggagatggggAAACGTTGCCCATGCTATGTCAATGGACCGAGCGGTGCGTTCTGAGCGATTCTGGGACGAGCGCTCcaaggagtgaatgggagtctattgggcgctagctcaaaaacccaacattGGCACCAATTTCATcaagaagtacaacattacaaatCTTGTCCAAGATGTGAGAATTAACTTGCTATCTGTAATATCGTGTAACTTTGGATTTGTGTCGTTGCGTACTCGAGGAAAATGGGCACGTTTCTCGACAAAGTCCGTTTGATAAGGGATTACGTAACGATTAGCTTAGCAACTGCGGGCcgcagcatgacaacgtgaactcagcaaaaaaagaaatgtcctctcactgtcaactgcgtttattttcagcaaacttaacttgtgtaaatatttgtatgacataacaagattcaacaactgagacaaattgaacaaattccacagacatgtgactaacagaaatggaataatgtgtccctgaacaaaaagggtcaaaattaaaagtaagtcagtatctggtgtggccaccagctgcattaagtactgcagtgcatcttatcctcatggactgcaccagatttgccagatgttaccccactcttccaccaaggcacctgtaagttcccggacatttctggggggaatggccctagccctcaccctccccgatccaacaggtctcagacATGCTAAATGAGATTGAGATACAggttctttgctggccatggcagaaccctgccatttctgtcttgcaggaaatcacgcacagaacaagcagtatggctggtggcgttgtcatgctggagggtcatgtcaggatgagcctgcaggaagggtaccacatgagggaggaggatgtcttccctgtaacgcacagcgttgagattgcctgcaatgacaacaagctcagtctgacgatgctgtgacacaccgccccagaccatgatggaccctccacctccaaatcgatcccgctccagagtacaggcctcggtgtaacgctcatttctttgacaataaacgtgaatccaaccatcacccctggtgagacacaactgcgactcgtcagtgaagagcactttttgccagtcctgtctggtccagcaacggtgggtttgtgcccataggtgacgttgatGCTGGTGAGGACCAGGCCTTACAGCAGGCCTACACACCCTCTGTCCAGCCTATTgctgacagtctgagcactggtagagggattgtgcgttcctggtgtaactcaggcagttgttgttgccatcctgtacctgtccagcaggtgtgatgtttggatgtaccgatcctgtgcaggtgttacacgtatTCTGGCACTTcgaaggatgatcagctgtctgtcctgtctccctgtagcgctgtcttaggcgtctcacagtacggacattgcaatgtattgccctggccacatctgcagtcctcatgcctccttgcagcatgcctaaggcatgttcatgcaaatgagcagggaccctgggcatctttcttttggtgtttttcagagtcagtagaaaggcctctttagtgtcctaactgtgaccttaattgcctaccgtctataaGCTGTTAGTTTCTTAACGACAGTTCCACAGGTTACATgtccattaattgtttatgggtcattgaacaagcatgggaaatagtgtttaaaccgtttacaatgaagatctgtgaagttatttggatttttacgaattatctttgaaagacagggtcctgaaaaggggatgtttcttttttttgttgagtttacgcTCCTTCCTTCATTGGATTCCTATCGCCTTTCTGGTATCTCTGGCAACTGCACCATGATATGCACCCTGGACTGAAGAGGCAGACACA
Encoded here:
- the btf3 gene encoding transcription factor BTF3 isoform X2: MKEIIMNQEKLAKLQAQVRIGGKGTARRKKKVVHRTATADDKKLQFSLKKLGVNNISGIEEVNMFTNQGTVIHFNNPKVQASLAANTFTITGHAETKQLTEMLPSILNQLGADSLTSLRRLAEALPKQAGDGKAPIAPIEEEDDDVPDLVENFDEASKDEAN
- the btf3 gene encoding transcription factor BTF3 isoform X1 — encoded protein: MTSGTFAVARLPGRHFLQPLSLPFCSPRVLAANVQMKEIIMNQEKLAKLQAQVRIGGKGTARRKKKVVHRTATADDKKLQFSLKKLGVNNISGIEEVNMFTNQGTVIHFNNPKVQASLAANTFTITGHAETKQLTEMLPSILNQLGADSLTSLRRLAEALPKQAGDGKAPIAPIEEEDDDVPDLVENFDEASKDEAN